One genomic segment of Pseudomonas fortuita includes these proteins:
- a CDS encoding cold-shock protein, translating into MSNRQSGTVKWFNDEKGYGFITPQSGDDLFVHFKAIQADGFKTLKEGQAVTFVATRGQKGMQAEEVQIA; encoded by the coding sequence ATGTCCAATCGCCAATCCGGTACCGTTAAGTGGTTCAACGATGAGAAAGGCTACGGCTTCATCACCCCTCAGTCGGGTGACGACCTGTTCGTGCACTTCAAAGCCATCCAAGCTGACGGCTTCAAAACCCTGAAAGAAGGCCAGGCTGTTACTTTCGTCGCTACCCGCGGCCAGAAAGGCATGCAGGCTGAAGAAGTTCAGATCGCCTAA
- a CDS encoding succinylglutamate desuccinylase/aspartoacylase family protein, with the protein MHHSTHDLLSPVPGITRQLHSFHFGPRGGGKVYIQASLHADELPGMLVSWHLKHRLMALEQQGRLQREIVLVPVANPVGLEQVLLDAPLGRFELQSGENFNRNFVDLSDTIGDQIETHLTQDPVHNVALIREYLRRGLEAHPARTPLQAQRLILQRLACDADMVLDLHCDFEAVEHLYTTPDAWQQIEPLARYLGAQASLLATDSGGQSFDECFSLVWWQLQQRFGKRFPIPLGCCSVTVELRGQADVSHDLASQDCQAIIDFLTHAGVIEGTSPALPALLNPATALAAVEPVSTPLGGLLVYHAKPGQHLEAGQLIAEIIDPLSDRVTAVRNSQPGLLYARSVRRMATAGMVIAHVAGEQVCRSGYLLGN; encoded by the coding sequence ATGCACCATTCAACCCACGACCTGCTCTCACCCGTTCCGGGCATCACCCGCCAACTGCACAGCTTTCACTTCGGCCCCCGTGGTGGCGGCAAGGTCTATATCCAGGCCTCGCTGCACGCCGACGAGCTGCCAGGCATGCTGGTGTCCTGGCACCTCAAACACCGCTTGATGGCACTTGAACAACAGGGCCGCCTGCAGCGTGAAATCGTCCTGGTACCGGTGGCCAACCCGGTCGGCCTGGAACAAGTGCTGCTGGATGCGCCACTGGGGCGCTTCGAACTGCAAAGCGGCGAAAACTTCAACCGCAACTTCGTCGACCTGTCGGACACCATTGGCGACCAGATCGAAACACACCTGACTCAGGACCCGGTGCATAACGTTGCGCTGATTCGCGAATACCTGCGCCGAGGGCTGGAGGCACACCCGGCCCGCACGCCCCTGCAGGCGCAGCGCCTGATCCTGCAGCGCCTGGCCTGCGACGCCGACATGGTGCTGGACCTGCATTGCGATTTCGAGGCGGTCGAGCACCTGTACACCACGCCCGACGCCTGGCAGCAGATCGAGCCGCTGGCCCGCTACCTGGGCGCCCAGGCCAGCCTGCTGGCCACCGACTCGGGCGGGCAGTCGTTCGACGAATGCTTCAGCCTGGTCTGGTGGCAGTTGCAGCAACGCTTCGGCAAGCGCTTCCCTATCCCGCTGGGCTGCTGCTCGGTGACTGTCGAACTGCGTGGCCAGGCCGATGTCAGCCATGACCTGGCCAGCCAGGATTGCCAGGCGATAATCGACTTCCTGACCCACGCGGGTGTTATCGAGGGCACCAGCCCCGCCTTGCCGGCCTTGCTCAACCCCGCCACTGCGCTGGCTGCTGTCGAGCCGGTGTCGACGCCACTGGGCGGTTTGCTGGTGTATCACGCCAAACCAGGGCAGCACCTGGAAGCCGGTCAGTTGATCGCAGAAATCATCGACCCGCTCAGCGACCGGGTGACCGCCGTACGCAACAGCCAGCCAGGCCTGTTGTACGCCCGCAGCGTGCGGCGCATGGCAACCGCGGGCATGGTCATCGCCCATGTGGCCGGCGAGCAGGTATGCCGCAGCGGCTATCTGCTGGGCAACTGA
- a CDS encoding ATP-dependent DNA ligase, with protein MKAFATLYLRLDATTSSNAKLEALREYFASAPAADAAWAVYFLAGGRPRQLVPTRLLREQAMARAGLPDWLFEESYQAVGDLAETISLLLPIHAEGSDEGLATWVEQYLLPLRGLPPEQAQQRLQPLWAQLDRPSLMLCLKLITGSFRVGVSKLLVTRALAQLAGLDAKRVAQRMVGYTDISHRPTPASYEKLIAAESADEHSQRGGLPYPFFLAHPLQAPTEQFDALLGPPSAWQIEWKWDGIRAQVVKREGQLWVWSRGEELVTDRFPELHSLAQTLPDGVVLDGEILVWKPGDTPAELAVQPFALLQQRIGRKTLGKKLLSDAPVVLQAYDLLEWQGEDWRNRPQHERRRQLEQLVQDHPLAPVLLSPLLEGPDWADLARQREQSRSLGVEGLMLKQREALYGVGRTKDMGTWWKWKIDPFSVDAVLIYAQRGHGRRASLYSDYTFAVWDAPAGTPGRALVPFAKAYSGLSDEEMRKVDAIIRKTTVETFGPVRSVTPTLVFELGFEGIALSKRHKSGIAVRFPRMLRWRLDKPVEEADDLATLQALLA; from the coding sequence ATGAAAGCCTTCGCCACGTTGTACCTGCGCCTGGATGCGACCACTTCCAGCAACGCCAAGCTAGAGGCGCTGCGCGAGTATTTCGCCAGTGCTCCCGCCGCAGATGCGGCCTGGGCCGTGTACTTTCTGGCCGGCGGACGCCCACGCCAGCTGGTGCCCACTCGCCTGTTGCGCGAACAGGCAATGGCCAGGGCCGGGTTACCGGACTGGCTCTTCGAAGAAAGTTATCAGGCAGTGGGTGACCTGGCCGAAACCATTTCGCTGTTGTTGCCCATCCACGCCGAGGGCAGCGATGAAGGCCTTGCCACCTGGGTGGAGCAGTACTTGCTGCCCCTGCGCGGGCTACCACCAGAGCAGGCTCAACAGCGCCTGCAGCCGCTGTGGGCGCAGCTGGACCGCCCCAGCCTGATGCTGTGCCTGAAACTGATCACTGGCAGTTTTCGCGTAGGCGTGTCCAAGCTGCTGGTCACCCGTGCCCTGGCGCAACTGGCCGGGCTGGACGCCAAACGCGTCGCCCAGCGGATGGTCGGCTACACCGATATCAGCCACCGCCCCACGCCCGCCAGCTATGAAAAGCTGATTGCCGCCGAGTCGGCCGATGAACACAGCCAGCGCGGCGGCCTGCCCTACCCGTTCTTCCTGGCGCACCCGCTGCAAGCGCCAACCGAACAGTTCGACGCACTGCTCGGGCCACCTAGCGCCTGGCAAATCGAGTGGAAATGGGACGGTATCCGCGCCCAGGTGGTCAAACGAGAAGGCCAGCTGTGGGTCTGGTCGCGTGGTGAGGAGCTGGTCACCGATCGCTTCCCCGAGCTGCACAGCCTGGCGCAGACGTTACCCGATGGCGTCGTGCTGGATGGTGAAATCCTGGTATGGAAGCCAGGCGATACCCCCGCTGAACTGGCGGTACAGCCCTTTGCTTTGCTACAGCAGCGCATCGGCCGCAAGACACTGGGCAAGAAATTGCTGAGCGATGCACCGGTGGTACTGCAAGCCTACGACCTGCTGGAGTGGCAAGGCGAGGACTGGCGCAACCGGCCGCAGCACGAACGCCGCCGGCAGCTGGAACAGTTGGTACAAGACCACCCACTGGCCCCGGTGCTGCTTTCGCCCCTGCTCGAAGGCCCCGACTGGGCTGACCTCGCCCGCCAGCGCGAGCAATCACGCAGCCTGGGTGTCGAGGGCCTGATGCTCAAGCAGCGTGAAGCCCTGTACGGCGTGGGGCGCACCAAGGACATGGGCACCTGGTGGAAGTGGAAGATCGACCCGTTCAGCGTCGATGCCGTGCTGATCTACGCCCAGCGCGGCCACGGTCGGCGGGCCAGCCTGTACAGCGACTATACCTTTGCCGTATGGGATGCACCGGCCGGCACACCGGGCCGCGCACTGGTGCCCTTTGCCAAGGCCTACTCCGGCCTCAGTGACGAAGAAATGCGCAAGGTCGACGCCATTATTCGCAAGACCACGGTGGAAACCTTCGGCCCGGTGCGCAGCGTGACGCCGACGCTGGTGTTCGAACTGGGCTTTGAAGGCATCGCTTTATCGAAGCGCCACAAAAGCGGCATCGCCGTGCGCTTTCCACGCATGCTGCGTTGGCGGCTGGACAAGCCGGTGGAAGAGGCGGATGACCTGGCAACCTTGCAGGCATTGCTGGCCTGA
- a CDS encoding ligase-associated DNA damage response DEXH box helicase — protein MPTATDLANAWFAKRGWKPFAFQRRVWAAVERGESGLLHASTGAGKTYAVWLAALRAFKALPQGRQPVPLQVVWVTPMRALAADTARALQAPVDELELPWSIGVRSGDTGSAERARQARRLPSVLVTTPESLTLLLTRAQAREDFATLRLVVVDEWHELLGNKRGVQLQLALARLRRWHPGLPTWGLSATLGNLQHALEVLLPQGGLLVQGRQDKALQVDTLLPAAIDRFPWAGHMGLKMLEQVSHEIDASASCLVFTNTRAQAELWYQALLDARPDWAGLIALHHASLARDTRDWVERSLKQGSLKAVVCTSSLDLGVDFLPVERVLQIGSAKGIARLMQRAGRSGHAPGRRSRITLVPTHSLELVEAAAARQALAAGHIEARFSPRLCMDVLVQHLVSMALGSGFRAAQLLSEVRSTWAFAELRDNQWQWALDFVCHGGGSLSAYPDYQRVERQEDGTYRVASERLARRHRMGIGTIVSDAHLQLKYWSKGGGGKTLGSVEEAFIARLRPGDTLVFGGRVLELVRVENMTAYVRRSTARKAAVARWNGGRMPLSSELADALVEQLDAAAHERFEGPEMRAVRPLLALQAQWSALPTTGTLLAETFKSRQGWHLFLYPFAGRMANLGLANLIAWRVSRVQPLSVSIAVNDYGFELLSPGTVDWAAYLPQALATEHLLEDVLASLNAGEMALRRFREIAQIAGLVFGGYPAAQKSTRQIQASSGLFYEVFRKHDADNLLLGQARDEVLREELEIDRLHQQLLKMGSLRLDLRMLKRPGPLAFALLVEGMRETLSTEKLADRIARMVAELESAASMGPTEP, from the coding sequence ATGCCCACCGCCACTGACCTTGCCAATGCCTGGTTCGCCAAACGCGGCTGGAAGCCGTTCGCTTTCCAGCGACGTGTCTGGGCAGCCGTGGAACGTGGCGAGTCTGGCCTGTTACATGCCAGTACCGGCGCAGGCAAGACCTACGCGGTATGGCTCGCCGCGCTACGTGCGTTCAAGGCCCTGCCACAGGGCCGCCAACCTGTACCTCTGCAGGTGGTATGGGTGACACCCATGCGAGCCCTGGCCGCCGACACTGCCCGTGCCTTGCAAGCGCCCGTTGATGAGCTCGAGCTGCCCTGGAGCATAGGGGTGCGCAGCGGCGACACTGGCAGCGCCGAACGCGCCCGGCAAGCACGGCGCCTGCCCAGTGTACTGGTGACCACCCCCGAAAGCCTCACCTTGCTATTGACCCGGGCACAGGCCCGCGAAGACTTCGCCACGCTGCGCCTGGTGGTGGTGGATGAATGGCACGAACTGCTGGGCAACAAGCGCGGGGTACAACTGCAACTGGCCCTCGCCCGCCTGCGCCGGTGGCACCCCGGGCTGCCCACCTGGGGTCTCTCTGCCACGCTGGGCAACCTGCAACACGCGTTGGAGGTACTCCTGCCACAAGGTGGCCTGCTGGTGCAGGGCCGCCAGGACAAGGCGCTGCAGGTTGATACCCTGCTGCCGGCGGCGATTGACCGCTTCCCCTGGGCCGGGCACATGGGCCTCAAGATGCTCGAGCAGGTCAGCCATGAGATCGACGCCAGTGCCAGTTGCCTGGTATTTACCAACACCCGTGCCCAGGCCGAACTGTGGTACCAGGCCCTGCTTGACGCCCGCCCCGATTGGGCCGGGCTGATTGCCCTGCACCATGCCTCGCTCGCCCGGGACACCCGTGACTGGGTCGAGCGCAGCCTCAAGCAGGGCAGCCTGAAGGCAGTGGTCTGTACGTCCAGCCTGGACCTTGGCGTGGACTTTTTACCGGTGGAGCGGGTGCTGCAGATCGGCTCGGCCAAGGGTATTGCCCGCCTGATGCAGCGGGCCGGTCGCTCCGGTCATGCACCGGGGCGTCGCTCGCGAATAACCCTGGTGCCTACTCACAGCCTGGAACTGGTGGAAGCAGCAGCAGCCCGCCAGGCACTGGCAGCCGGGCACATTGAAGCGCGCTTCTCGCCACGCCTGTGCATGGACGTCCTGGTGCAGCACCTGGTCAGCATGGCCTTGGGCAGTGGTTTTCGCGCAGCACAATTGCTGTCCGAAGTGCGCAGCACCTGGGCGTTCGCCGAGTTGCGCGACAACCAGTGGCAATGGGCATTGGACTTCGTCTGCCACGGCGGAGGCTCACTCAGCGCCTACCCTGATTACCAGCGTGTTGAACGCCAGGAGGACGGCACCTATCGCGTGGCCAGTGAACGCCTGGCGCGCCGTCACCGCATGGGCATCGGCACCATTGTCAGTGATGCCCACCTGCAGTTGAAATACTGGAGCAAGGGCGGCGGGGGCAAAACGCTGGGCAGTGTCGAAGAAGCGTTCATCGCCCGCCTGCGCCCGGGCGATACGCTGGTATTTGGCGGGCGAGTGCTGGAACTGGTACGGGTGGAAAACATGACGGCCTATGTGCGTCGCAGTACTGCGCGCAAGGCTGCGGTGGCGCGCTGGAATGGCGGGCGCATGCCGCTCTCCAGCGAACTGGCCGACGCGCTGGTTGAACAACTCGATGCCGCAGCCCATGAGCGCTTCGAGGGCCCGGAGATGCGCGCGGTGCGCCCGCTGCTGGCGCTACAGGCTCAATGGTCGGCGTTGCCCACGACAGGCACGCTGCTGGCCGAGACGTTCAAATCCCGCCAGGGTTGGCACCTGTTCCTTTACCCGTTTGCCGGGCGCATGGCCAATCTGGGCCTGGCCAACCTGATTGCGTGGCGGGTCAGCCGCGTGCAGCCGCTGTCGGTATCGATTGCCGTCAACGATTATGGGTTCGAGCTGCTCAGCCCTGGCACCGTGGACTGGGCAGCGTACTTGCCGCAGGCGCTTGCTACCGAACACCTGCTGGAGGATGTATTGGCTAGCCTGAATGCGGGAGAAATGGCGTTGCGGCGTTTTCGTGAGATCGCCCAGATCGCCGGGCTGGTTTTTGGCGGATACCCGGCAGCACAGAAAAGTACCCGGCAGATCCAGGCATCCAGTGGGCTGTTCTACGAGGTTTTCCGCAAGCATGACGCTGACAACCTGCTACTGGGCCAGGCGCGGGACGAGGTGCTGAGAGAGGAGCTGGAAATTGACCGGCTGCATCAGCAATTGCTGAAAATGGGCAGCCTGCGCTTGGACCTGCGTATGTTGAAGCGGCCGGGACCGTTGGCATTTGCGTTGCTCGTGGAAGGCATGCGCGAGACGCTGAGCACCGAAAAACTGGCGGACCGGATTGCGCGAATGGTGGCTGAGCTGGAAAGCGCTGCGTCAATGGGCCCGACTGAACCATGA
- the dcd gene encoding dCTP deaminase: protein MSIKSDKWIRRMAQEHGMIEPFVERQVRGEQDSRVISFGVSSYGYDVRCADEFKVFTNINSATVDPKNFDAGSFVDIKSDVCIIPPNSFALARTVEYFRIPRDVLTICLGKSTYARCGIIVNVTPLEPEWEGHVTLEFSNTTTLPAKIYANEGVAQMLFLQSDEECEVSYKDRGGKYQGQRGVTLPRT, encoded by the coding sequence ATGAGCATCAAATCGGACAAGTGGATTCGCCGCATGGCGCAGGAACACGGCATGATCGAACCGTTCGTCGAGCGCCAGGTGCGCGGCGAACAGGACAGCCGGGTCATTTCCTTCGGTGTTTCCAGCTACGGCTACGACGTGCGCTGCGCCGACGAATTCAAGGTTTTCACCAATATCAACTCGGCCACCGTCGACCCCAAAAACTTCGACGCCGGCAGCTTTGTCGATATCAAGAGCGACGTGTGCATCATCCCGCCGAACTCCTTCGCCCTGGCCCGCACTGTCGAGTATTTCCGCATTCCGCGTGACGTGCTGACCATCTGCCTGGGCAAGAGCACCTACGCCCGCTGCGGCATCATCGTCAACGTCACCCCGCTCGAGCCCGAGTGGGAGGGCCACGTGACGCTGGAGTTCTCCAACACCACCACGCTGCCGGCGAAAATCTACGCCAACGAAGGCGTGGCACAGATGCTGTTCCTGCAGTCGGACGAAGAGTGTGAAGTGTCCTACAAGGACCGTGGCGGCAAATACCAAGGCCAGCGCGGCGTTACCCTGCCACGTACCTGA
- the pdeM gene encoding ligase-associated DNA damage response endonuclease PdeM: MNHQPITHCGQTLWLLPDKAIYWPARRALLVADVHIGKAASYRALHQPVPRGTTQATLARLDSLLGAYDCELLIILGDFLHARTARAPATLAKVHDWRERHANLQIVLIRGNHDRNAGDPPASLRIEVQDEPWLLEPFALQHEPQPHPTHPVLAGHVHPVFVLRGKARQRLRLPCFLIDARVSLLPAFGEFTGGWEITPADASKIYLSGAGRVWPV; the protein is encoded by the coding sequence ATGAATCATCAGCCCATCACCCACTGTGGCCAAACGCTCTGGCTGCTCCCCGACAAAGCCATCTACTGGCCTGCCCGCCGCGCTCTGCTGGTAGCAGACGTGCACATCGGCAAGGCCGCCAGCTACCGCGCCCTCCATCAGCCGGTACCACGCGGCACCACGCAGGCCACACTCGCGCGGCTTGATAGCCTGCTGGGGGCTTATGACTGTGAGCTGCTGATCATTCTGGGCGATTTTCTGCATGCCCGAACGGCACGCGCCCCGGCGACACTGGCCAAGGTGCATGATTGGCGGGAACGGCATGCAAATCTGCAAATAGTCCTGATACGCGGCAACCATGATCGCAACGCAGGCGATCCCCCCGCTTCGCTGCGCATTGAAGTGCAAGATGAACCTTGGCTATTGGAACCGTTCGCGCTACAGCACGAACCTCAACCACACCCCACCCATCCGGTGCTGGCAGGCCATGTTCACCCGGTCTTCGTCCTGCGCGGCAAGGCTCGCCAACGACTGCGCCTGCCTTGCTTCCTGATCGATGCCCGCGTGAGCCTGCTGCCGGCATTTGGTGAATTCACCGGTGGCTGGGAAATTACGCCAGCCGACGCCAGCAAGATCTACCTGTCTGGCGCGGGGCGCGTCTGGCCGGTGTAA
- the apbC gene encoding iron-sulfur cluster carrier protein ApbC: MSAVTRAAVEGVLRQYTDPYLNQDPVSAGCVRAIDIQGGQVSVQLQLGYAAGLFKNGWAQVLQTAIGNLEGVSSAQVSIDCQVAAHKAQAQVPAMANVKNIVAVASGKGGVGKSTTAANLALALAREGARVGILDADIYGPSQGVMFGIAEGTRPQIREQKWFVPIKAHGVEVMSMAFLTDDNTPMVWRGPMVSGALLQLVTQTAWDDLDYLVIDMPPGTGDIQLTLAQKVPVAGSVIVTTPQDLALLDAKKGVEMFRKVNIPVLGVVENMAVHICSNCGHAEHLFGEGGGEKLASQYGVDLLASLPLSMLIREQADSGKPTAIAEPESQIAMVYQELARQVGARIVLQEAAAPAMPSITISED, from the coding sequence ATGAGTGCCGTCACCCGTGCCGCCGTTGAAGGCGTGCTTCGCCAGTACACCGACCCTTATCTGAACCAGGACCCGGTCAGCGCCGGTTGCGTGCGCGCCATCGATATCCAGGGCGGTCAGGTCAGCGTGCAGTTGCAGTTGGGGTATGCCGCCGGGCTGTTCAAGAACGGCTGGGCCCAGGTGCTGCAGACCGCCATCGGCAACCTCGAGGGCGTCAGCAGCGCCCAGGTGTCGATCGATTGCCAGGTGGCCGCGCACAAGGCCCAGGCCCAGGTACCGGCCATGGCCAACGTCAAGAACATCGTCGCCGTGGCCTCGGGCAAGGGTGGGGTGGGCAAGTCGACCACCGCGGCCAACCTGGCCTTGGCCTTGGCCCGCGAAGGCGCGCGGGTGGGTATTCTCGATGCCGACATCTATGGCCCAAGCCAGGGCGTGATGTTCGGTATCGCTGAAGGCACCCGCCCACAGATCCGTGAGCAGAAGTGGTTTGTGCCGATCAAGGCCCATGGTGTGGAAGTCATGTCCATGGCGTTCCTCACCGACGACAACACGCCGATGGTCTGGCGAGGCCCGATGGTCTCCGGTGCGCTGCTGCAACTGGTGACCCAAACCGCCTGGGACGACCTGGATTACCTGGTGATCGACATGCCGCCGGGTACCGGCGATATCCAGCTGACGCTGGCGCAGAAAGTGCCGGTGGCCGGCTCTGTGATCGTCACCACTCCGCAGGACCTGGCGTTGCTGGATGCCAAGAAGGGCGTGGAGATGTTCCGCAAGGTCAACATCCCGGTGCTCGGCGTGGTCGAGAACATGGCCGTGCATATCTGTTCAAACTGTGGTCATGCCGAGCATCTGTTCGGCGAAGGCGGTGGTGAGAAGCTGGCGAGCCAGTATGGCGTCGACCTGCTGGCCTCGCTGCCGTTGTCGATGCTGATCCGCGAGCAGGCCGACAGCGGTAAGCCCACGGCGATTGCCGAGCCGGAAAGCCAGATTGCCATGGTCTATCAGGAACTGGCCCGCCAGGTGGGTGCACGCATCGTACTGCAGGAAGCAGCCGCACCGGCGATGCCGAGCATTACCATCAGCGAAGACTGA
- a CDS encoding ligase-associated DNA damage response exonuclease: MDLVIARPEGLYCPPGDFYIDPWRPVDRAVITHGHGDHARTGNGHYLTASPGAGILRSRLGQDINLQTLPYGERLVHHGVTLSLHPAGHVLGSAQVRLEHQGQVWVASGDYKVEPDATCTPFEPVPCHTFITESTFGLPIYRWPSQADIFAGINAWWRANSEQGKASVLFCYAFGKAQRILHGLDPSLGPILVHGAVEPLNRVYRDAGVHLPETRYAGDIPRNDPLLRQALVLAPPSASGSSWMRRFGDYSDAFASGWMLLRGTRRRRGVDRGFVLSDHADWPGLLWAIGQTGAERVMVTHGSVNVLVRYLNEQGLDARAFATEYGDEDDVITTEPTL; the protein is encoded by the coding sequence ATGGACCTCGTCATCGCCCGCCCCGAAGGCCTCTACTGCCCGCCCGGTGATTTCTACATAGACCCTTGGCGGCCCGTGGACCGCGCCGTGATCACCCATGGCCACGGTGACCATGCACGCACCGGCAATGGCCATTATCTGACCGCCAGCCCCGGCGCCGGCATCCTGCGTAGCCGCCTGGGCCAAGACATCAACTTGCAGACCCTGCCTTACGGCGAGCGCCTGGTACACCATGGCGTGACCCTGAGCCTGCACCCGGCCGGCCATGTGCTGGGCTCGGCGCAGGTGCGCCTGGAGCATCAGGGCCAAGTCTGGGTCGCCTCAGGTGACTATAAGGTTGAGCCCGATGCCACCTGTACACCCTTCGAACCGGTGCCGTGCCACACCTTCATCACCGAATCCACTTTTGGCCTGCCAATCTACCGCTGGCCCAGCCAGGCCGACATCTTCGCCGGCATCAATGCCTGGTGGCGGGCCAACAGCGAACAGGGCAAGGCCAGCGTGCTGTTTTGCTATGCCTTCGGCAAGGCCCAGCGGATTCTGCATGGGCTGGACCCCAGCCTCGGCCCGATCCTCGTTCATGGCGCCGTCGAACCCCTCAACCGGGTATACCGGGACGCCGGCGTACACCTGCCAGAAACGCGCTATGCCGGCGATATACCGCGCAACGACCCTTTGCTGCGCCAGGCGCTGGTCCTGGCGCCCCCCTCGGCCAGCGGCAGCAGCTGGATGCGCCGCTTCGGCGACTACAGCGATGCGTTCGCCAGTGGCTGGATGCTGCTGCGCGGCACCCGCCGGCGCCGCGGCGTAGACCGGGGCTTCGTGCTCTCGGACCATGCCGACTGGCCCGGCCTGCTGTGGGCCATCGGCCAGACGGGCGCCGAACGGGTGATGGTCACCCACGGCTCGGTCAACGTGCTGGTGCGCTACCTCAACGAGCAAGGCCTTGATGCCCGCGCCTTCGCCACCGAATACGGCGACGAGGACGACGTTATCACTACCGAACCCACACTATGA